In a single window of the Micrococcaceae bacterium Sec5.7 genome:
- the nadE gene encoding ammonia-dependent NAD(+) synthetase, giving the protein MRELQAKIIEEMGVQPRIDPAGEVRKRVAFLKEYLKATHAKGFVLGISGGLDSSLAGRLAQLAVEELEAEGVDADFVAVRLPYGVQHDEDDAQAALDFIQAKTEWSYNISAAVDAFEDEFEKTTGSPISDFNKGNVKARARMIAQYSLAGEHNYLVIGTDHGAESVTGFFTKFGDGGVDVLPLFGLNKRQNRALLAELGAPARVWEKVPTADLLDGRPGRTDEDELGLSYDQIDDYLEGRNVPESVASRIEEKFLRTRHKRTVPVTFFDSWWK; this is encoded by the coding sequence ATGCGTGAACTTCAGGCCAAAATCATCGAAGAAATGGGCGTACAGCCTCGGATCGACCCCGCAGGGGAGGTGCGCAAACGCGTCGCATTCCTCAAGGAATACCTCAAGGCCACGCACGCCAAGGGCTTCGTGCTGGGCATCTCCGGCGGCCTCGATTCTTCGCTGGCCGGGCGCCTGGCCCAGCTGGCGGTCGAAGAGCTGGAGGCCGAGGGCGTTGACGCAGATTTTGTGGCGGTCCGCCTTCCGTACGGTGTGCAGCACGACGAAGACGATGCCCAGGCTGCCCTGGACTTTATCCAGGCCAAGACCGAGTGGAGCTACAATATTTCCGCGGCTGTGGATGCCTTCGAGGACGAGTTCGAGAAGACCACCGGCTCGCCCATCTCCGACTTCAACAAGGGGAACGTCAAGGCGCGCGCCCGCATGATTGCCCAGTATTCACTGGCCGGCGAGCATAACTACCTGGTGATCGGCACGGACCACGGTGCCGAATCCGTGACCGGCTTCTTCACCAAATTCGGCGACGGCGGCGTGGATGTCCTGCCGCTGTTCGGCCTCAACAAGCGCCAGAACCGTGCCCTGCTTGCAGAGCTCGGAGCCCCCGCCCGGGTCTGGGAGAAGGTGCCCACGGCTGACCTGCTGGACGGCAGGCCCGGACGTACCGACGAGGACGAACTGGGCCTCAGCTACGATCAGATCGACGACTACCTCGAGGGCCGCAATGTCCCGGAGTCCGTGGCTTCCCGGATCGAGGAAAAGTTCCTCCGCACCCGGCACAAGCGCACCGTGCCTGTCACTTTTTTTGACTCCTGGTGGAAATAG
- a CDS encoding DUF5655 domain-containing protein: MNHDVGTYLAGKPPAAVELFQQFRTKVLDAGECEERVHPTEVAWAAKRVFAAAFILSGRLEIAIDLQRRVEHPALRASFPTTKKVYTHRFTVTSADDLDDRIREWLLEAHEAVGPGTR; the protein is encoded by the coding sequence ATGAACCACGACGTCGGGACGTACCTTGCGGGGAAGCCCCCTGCCGCCGTCGAACTTTTCCAGCAGTTCCGCACCAAGGTGCTCGACGCCGGCGAGTGCGAGGAGCGCGTCCACCCTACCGAGGTGGCCTGGGCGGCCAAGCGCGTGTTCGCGGCGGCGTTCATCCTGTCCGGACGGCTGGAGATCGCGATCGACCTGCAGCGGCGGGTGGAGCATCCTGCCCTGCGCGCCAGCTTCCCCACCACCAAAAAGGTCTACACCCACCGGTTCACGGTCACGTCCGCGGACGACCTGGACGACAGGATCAGGGAGTGGCTGCTGGAAGCACACGAAGCCGTGGGGCCCGGCACGCGCTGA
- a CDS encoding MBL fold metallo-hydrolase yields MPEIITIETPTLGDRSYLVHDGAAAIVVDPQRDIDRVLDRAREAGVEITHIFETHIHNDYVTGGLALAQATGAQYLVNEEDEVSFARTPVKDGQRISVSPSITITAMATPGHTFTHLSYVLESYGEQIAVFTGGSLLYGSTGRPDLAGPEHTHDLARHQYRSVQRLAAELPESAELLPTHGFGSFCSISQSSVTASTIGEEKRYNPVLTQDEEDYIKDLLEGLDAFPSYYARMAPLNLAGPSAPDLEFPDQADAAELRNRIAAGEWVVDLRTRTAFAAGHAPGTLNFGLDGSFATYLGWLIPWGTPVTLLGPSVEDVAEAQRELVRIGIDRPAAAATGDPRKWAPGELGSFPRADFSELSGIRHHRQVAVLDVRRSGEWSRTHIDGAVHIPLHELPGQLHQLSAGEIWVHCASGYRASIAASFLAASGHQVVLIDDKFTHAAKAGIPMAGSEASGSP; encoded by the coding sequence ATGCCGGAGATCATTACCATCGAGACCCCCACCCTCGGGGACCGCAGCTACCTGGTGCACGACGGCGCCGCGGCCATCGTGGTGGATCCGCAGCGTGACATTGACCGGGTCTTGGACCGGGCACGGGAAGCGGGCGTGGAGATCACCCATATTTTTGAAACCCACATCCACAACGACTATGTCACCGGCGGCCTGGCGCTGGCGCAGGCCACCGGCGCGCAATACCTCGTCAACGAGGAGGATGAAGTCTCCTTTGCGCGCACCCCCGTCAAGGACGGGCAGCGGATTTCGGTCAGCCCATCCATCACGATCACGGCGATGGCCACGCCCGGCCACACCTTCACGCACCTGTCCTATGTCCTGGAGTCCTACGGCGAGCAGATCGCCGTATTCACCGGCGGCTCGCTGCTCTACGGATCGACGGGCCGCCCGGACCTGGCCGGACCGGAGCACACGCATGACCTGGCGCGCCATCAGTACCGCTCCGTTCAGCGTCTCGCCGCGGAGCTGCCCGAGTCCGCAGAATTGCTGCCCACCCACGGCTTCGGCAGCTTCTGCTCCATCAGCCAGTCTTCCGTCACTGCCTCCACGATCGGGGAGGAAAAACGTTACAATCCCGTCCTGACACAGGACGAGGAGGACTACATCAAAGACCTGTTGGAGGGGCTGGACGCGTTCCCGTCGTACTACGCACGGATGGCACCGCTGAACCTTGCCGGACCATCGGCACCCGATCTGGAGTTTCCGGACCAGGCCGACGCCGCCGAACTGCGGAACAGGATCGCGGCCGGCGAGTGGGTGGTGGACCTGCGTACCCGGACTGCATTTGCCGCCGGGCATGCGCCCGGGACGCTGAACTTCGGACTGGATGGTTCCTTCGCCACCTACCTTGGGTGGCTCATCCCCTGGGGGACGCCGGTGACCCTCCTGGGGCCCAGCGTGGAGGACGTCGCCGAAGCCCAGCGTGAACTGGTCCGGATCGGCATCGACCGTCCAGCCGCCGCTGCCACGGGGGACCCCCGGAAATGGGCCCCCGGCGAACTGGGCAGCTTTCCCCGCGCCGATTTCAGCGAGCTCTCCGGAATCCGGCACCACCGGCAAGTGGCCGTGCTGGACGTGCGGCGCTCCGGCGAATGGTCCAGGACACACATCGACGGCGCTGTCCACATCCCGCTTCATGAACTTCCCGGCCAGCTGCATCAGCTGTCGGCGGGGGAAATCTGGGTGCACTGCGCCAGCGGCTACCGCGCCTCCATCGCCGCCTCATTTCTGGCGGCCAGCGGACACCAGGTGGTACTCATTGACGACAAGTTCACCCACGCAGCCAAGGCAGGCATTCCCATGGCCGGCTCCGAAGCGTCCGGTAGCCCTTGA
- a CDS encoding methyltransferase domain-containing protein — MDTEMAVVDRGELEAKVKQVYRAVAQNPAGNYHFRMGRALAEQLGYPPRLLDAIPEGAVESFAGVGYFFDLAGLKPGEKVLDLGSGSGMDVFAAAVDVGEGGVVVGLDMTEEQLEKAEGLRMMTGFPQVTFTHGHIEDLPFEDATFDCIISNGVINLSPDKRAVFREAARVLRPGGRLAIADIVTERPLTQQIVCNTDLWAACIGGAAQEDTYQELIAGSGFALERLRRNPYEFLSDSARAATTKYGVMSVSILAHSS, encoded by the coding sequence ATGGACACGGAAATGGCGGTCGTTGACCGCGGGGAACTTGAAGCCAAGGTCAAACAGGTCTACCGGGCGGTGGCGCAAAACCCCGCCGGCAATTATCACTTCAGGATGGGCCGCGCTCTGGCCGAGCAGTTGGGCTACCCGCCCCGGCTGCTTGACGCGATCCCTGAAGGCGCCGTCGAGTCGTTCGCCGGTGTGGGATATTTCTTCGATCTGGCGGGCCTCAAGCCCGGAGAAAAGGTCCTGGACCTGGGCTCCGGTTCGGGGATGGACGTCTTCGCCGCCGCCGTCGACGTGGGCGAGGGCGGGGTGGTGGTGGGCCTTGACATGACCGAGGAACAGCTCGAAAAGGCCGAAGGCCTGAGAATGATGACGGGCTTTCCTCAGGTCACCTTCACTCACGGCCACATTGAAGACCTCCCCTTCGAAGATGCCACCTTCGACTGCATCATCTCTAACGGCGTCATCAATCTTTCCCCGGACAAACGTGCTGTCTTCCGCGAGGCGGCACGCGTGCTGCGCCCCGGAGGACGCCTGGCGATTGCTGACATCGTCACCGAGAGGCCGCTGACCCAACAGATCGTCTGCAACACCGACCTCTGGGCTGCATGCATCGGCGGTGCCGCACAAGAGGACACCTACCAGGAATTGATCGCCGGCAGCGGGTTCGCCCTTGAAAGGCTCAGGAGGAATCCGTATGAGTTCCTCTCCGACAGCGCCCGGGCCGCCACCACGAAGTACGGCGTCATGAGCGTCTCGATCCTGGCACATAGCAGCTGA
- a CDS encoding OsmC family protein, whose product MGTTATIRNGIDVDRLLETIQGIQSDPAQGSFTFSATSTWHEGTHNVGQILGFTHAGQQDTSRSESFALEGDEPPVLLGNNSGPNAVELLLQALGFCYAVGYAANAAARGIDISSLEFQVEGDLDVRPFLGLDGPRPGFTSIRAHARVSSPNATREQLQELCRYVQETSPVRDCLANPVPVETTLDVV is encoded by the coding sequence ATGGGCACCACAGCAACCATCCGCAACGGCATCGACGTCGACCGTCTGCTGGAGACGATCCAGGGCATCCAATCAGATCCGGCGCAAGGCAGCTTTACATTCAGCGCGACCAGCACCTGGCACGAAGGCACGCACAACGTGGGACAGATCCTGGGATTCACCCATGCGGGCCAGCAAGACACCAGCCGGTCGGAAAGTTTCGCCCTGGAAGGCGACGAGCCTCCCGTGCTTCTGGGAAACAATTCAGGGCCAAACGCGGTCGAGCTGCTTCTGCAGGCGCTGGGCTTCTGCTACGCCGTAGGTTACGCCGCCAACGCAGCTGCCCGGGGCATCGACATCAGCTCGCTGGAGTTCCAGGTTGAAGGCGACCTGGATGTCCGGCCCTTCCTGGGCCTTGATGGCCCGCGGCCCGGATTCACATCCATCCGCGCACACGCAAGGGTCTCCAGCCCGAACGCCACCCGGGAGCAGCTGCAGGAGCTGTGCCGGTACGTCCAGGAAACGTCGCCCGTCCGCGACTGCCTGGCCAATCCGGTCCCGGTTGAAACCACCCTCGACGTCGTGTGA
- a CDS encoding metalloregulator ArsR/SmtB family transcription factor: MGDRAAKVTLFDAFASVAKVLGSGRRAEIVDVLAQGERGVDEIAMEIGQSTANTSQHLQQLLRSGLVITRRQGTRIYYRLSGPAVVQLWAAVRRVASEHVAELDELAAVYLGDRSALDTLTRTELNQRMAAGDVVVLDVRPEPEFRSGHITGAVSIPVKDLPGRLKELPAGRMVVAYCRGQYCVFADEAVRTLQQHGLAAARLEDGYPEWSATGLPVEGGGPPAPPEY, from the coding sequence ATGGGCGACAGAGCAGCCAAGGTCACGCTGTTTGACGCGTTCGCGTCGGTGGCAAAGGTGCTGGGAAGCGGCCGCAGGGCCGAGATCGTGGACGTCCTGGCCCAGGGTGAACGTGGCGTCGACGAGATCGCCATGGAGATCGGGCAGAGTACCGCAAACACCTCTCAGCACCTCCAGCAGCTCCTGCGTTCGGGCCTGGTGATCACCCGGCGTCAGGGAACCCGTATCTACTACAGGCTGAGCGGCCCGGCAGTGGTTCAGCTTTGGGCGGCGGTCCGCCGGGTTGCCTCCGAACACGTCGCAGAGCTCGACGAACTCGCCGCTGTCTACCTTGGAGACAGATCGGCCCTGGACACCCTGACCCGCACGGAGCTGAACCAGAGGATGGCGGCCGGCGACGTGGTGGTCCTCGATGTGCGGCCGGAGCCGGAGTTCCGGTCCGGCCACATCACGGGCGCGGTCTCGATCCCGGTGAAGGATCTCCCGGGCAGATTGAAGGAGCTGCCCGCTGGCCGCATGGTGGTTGCCTACTGCCGCGGGCAGTACTGCGTGTTCGCCGACGAAGCGGTCCGGACGCTGCAGCAACACGGCCTTGCTGCCGCCCGGCTGGAGGATGGGTACCCCGAGTGGTCGGCGACCGGCCTGCCTGTCGAAGGCGGCGGGCCGCCCGCGCCCCCCGAATACTGA